From Arachis stenosperma cultivar V10309 chromosome 2, arast.V10309.gnm1.PFL2, whole genome shotgun sequence, one genomic window encodes:
- the LOC130960791 gene encoding putative disease resistance RPP13-like protein 1 yields MAAVLVGGAFLSSFINVLFDRLSDPAIINMMKGKKVDQKLLQKLETILNVVEAVLNDAEKKQISNPAVKRWLENLHDAVYDADDLLDEIATKAATRKDPPPGNFLSRILNLQDREMVTRIEEIIARLQDIASHKDILGLEKISVKNMSGRIESTSLVQKSDVFVGRDQEREDIVKLLLDDSNDGKLSVIPIWGMGGIGKTTLAQLVFNDDRVQQTFDVKTWVCVGEEFDVLKVTKTVVEKATSGPCNLNDLDSVQLRLKNELAGKSFLVVLDDMWNNNYMAWKKLLTPFQCGTEAGRHGGRILVTTRNEKIANMVKSHDHEAHNLSVLNDEDCWSLFANLALLSKDRLGFEKVGREIVKKCKGLPLAVQTLGSLLSTKDDERDWNDILNNEIWDFSEEESEILPALRISYYHLPSYLKRCIVYCCLYPKDYEFDRDELTLLWMAEGLLQQPRSGSTLEEVGYEYFNDLASRSFFQPSNGYKKSFVMHDLMHDLASFYGGMFYFRTFELKNVLKHDIKTRHLSYVLCNDSVSKMVEVCDSLKHARTLMQINLDTCDDFSEGIIDPCHLLEELKCLRVLSFKSFSHEEDLLHDRIGELIHLRYLDLSNTSVVTLPESLCDLYNLQTLKLRECENLEKLPSKMQNLVNLRHLDIENTDLEEMPKGMGKLKDLQTLTYYIVGKHEENGIGELGELVNLGGSFRIEILENVVNSSEAWKARMVNKKYMSELCLEWSSGEDSDMVDSQIEKDILAKLEPHKDLKELTIKGYRGTMFPDWVGQSLYHNMTELVLSGCGNCWVLPSLGQLPSLKTLEISCFDKVKMIGGEFYKDDGTDHQREIPFRSLKTLYISGMPCWEKWESFECDDDDAPFPQLEVFIIWDCPKLRGDFPTFLPSLKDLGISRCEQLGCYLPRAPIIQQLMMFDIQEARMRDVPLSTLESLSISGEQQVEYVFNAMTRTQPTSLTWLEISNCSSAISFPGDSLPPSLRSLSIIDCKNVEFPMQHQQHHSLQKLHIDNSCDSLTSFALPAFPNLKYMRVQRCENLTSLEVSQSQSLQNLSISGCSKLENIRLPASLSELSINRCPLLEERIQKKDPHIWPSISHISYISVYGKQIRNHSTS; encoded by the coding sequence ATGGCTGCTGTACTTGTTGGAGGagcttttctctcttcttttatcaATGTTCTTTTTGACCGACTGTCCGACCCTGCAATCATCAACATGATGAAAGGAAAGAAGGTTGACCAGAAGCTGCTTCAAAAACTGGAGACCATTTTGAATGTGGTTGAAGCTGTGCTGAATGATGCTGAGAAGAAACAGATTTCTAACCCTGCTGTCAAGAGGTGGCTTGAAAATCTCCATGATGCTGTCTATGATGCTGATGACTTGCTGGACGAAATCGCCACCAAAGCTGCCACTCGGAAGGATCCACCACCAGGTAACTTCCTGTCTCGCATTCTTAATTTGCAAGATAGGGAGATGGTTACTAGGATTGAAGAAATCATTGCTAGACTACAAGATATTGCAAGTCATAAAGATATCCTTGGTCTAGAAAAGATTTCAGTGAAGAACATGTCAGGGAGAATTGAATCAAcatctcttgttcaaaaatctGATGTTTTTGTTGGTAGGGACCAAGAGAGGGAGGATATAGTCAAATTGTTGTTGGATGATAGTAATGATGGTAAACTATCTGTGATCCCCATTTGGGGCATGGGTGGGATTGGAAAAACTACTTTGGCTCAATTGGTTTTCAATGATGACAGAGTGCAGCAAACATTTGATGTTAAAACATGGGTTTGTGTTGGAGAAGAATTTGATGTTCTTAAGGTGACTAAAACTGTGGTAGAGAAAGCAACTTCTGGTCCTTGTAACTTGAATGATTTAGATTCAGTTCAGCTTCGTTTGAAGAATGAGCTAGCAGGGAAGAGTTTCTTGGTTGTTTTGGATGACATGTGGAATAACAATTATATGGCTTGGAAAAAATTGCTAACTCCTTTTCAATGTGGAACTGAGGCAGGGAGACATGGAGGTAGGATTCTTGTGACAACACGTAACGAAAAGATTGCAAATATGGTCAAAAGTCATGACCATGAAGCCCACAATTTGAGTGTGTTGAATGATGAAGATTGTTGGTCGTTGTTTGCAAATCTTGCCTTGCTTTCTAAAGACCGCTTAGGTTTTGAAAAAGTAGGGAGAGAAATCGTTAAAAAGTGTAAGGGATTACCTCTGGCTGTTCAAACACTTGGGAGCTTACTAAGTACCAAAGATGATGAAAGGGATTGGAATGATATTTTGAACAATGAAATTTGGGATTTTTCTGAAGAGGAAAGCGAGATTCTTCCTGCGCTGAGGATCAGTTATTACCACCTTCCTTCATACTTAAAACGTTGTATTGTTTATTGTTGTTTGTATCCCAAGGACTATGAGTTTGATAGAGATGAATTGACGTTATTGTGGATGGCAGAAGGTCTTTTACAACAACCAAGGAGCGGAAGCACTTTAGAAGAAGTTGGTTATGAATATTTTAATGATTTAGCTTCAAGATCATTTTTTCAGCCTTCTAATGGTTACAAAAAATCATTTGTGATGCACGACCTCATGCATGATTTGGCCTCATTCTATGGTGGGATGTTCTATTTTAGAACCTTTGAACTCAAAAATGTACTCAAGCATGATATTAAAACTCGTCATTTGTCATATGTTCTTTGCAATGATTCAGTCTCAAAGATGGTGGAAGTATGTGATAGTTTAAAGCATGCAAGGACATTGATGCAAATCAATTTGGATACATGTGATGATTTCTCAGAGGGAATAATCGATCCTTGTCACTTGCTAGAAGAACTGAAGTGCTTACGAGTTTTGTCATTTAAATCCTTTTCGCATGAGGAAGACTTGTTGCATGATAGGATTGGTGAATTGATTCATTTGCGTTATTTAGATCTTTCTAACACATCAGTTGTAACATTGCCTGAGTCATTGTGTGATTTGTACAATTTACAAACTTTGAAGTTGAGAGAGTGTGAAAACCTTGAAAAGCTTCCCTCCAAGATGCAAAATCTTGTGAATTTGCGTCATCTTGATATCGAAAACACTGACCTGGAAGAGATGCCAAAAGGTATGGGCAAATTAAAAGACTTGCAGACTCTGACTTACTATATTGTTGGCAAGCATGAAGAGAATGGGATCGGGGAACTGGGAGAACTTGTAAATCTTGGAGGGTCATTTCGTATTGAGATATTAGAGAATGTGGTTAACAGCAGTGAAGCTTGGAAGGCAAGGATGGTTAATAAGAAATACATGAGTGAATTATGTTTGGAGTGGTCATCAGGTGAAGATAGTGATATGGTTGACTCCCAAATCGAAAAAGATATACTTGCCAAATTAGAACCTCACAAAGACCTGAAAGAACTAACAATCAAGGGTTACCGGGGTACCATGTTTCCAGATTGGGTAGGGCAGTCTTTGTACCACAACATGACTGAGTTGGTGCTGAGTGGATGCGGGAATTGTTGGGTGCTTCCGTCACTTGGACAATTACCCTCTCTAAAGACGCTGGAAATTTCATGTTTCGACAAGGTGAAGATGATTGGCGGTGAATTCTACAAGGATGATGGAACTGATCATCAACGCGAGATACCCTTCCGATCCCTTAAAACTCTTTATATTTCAGGAATGCCTTGCTGGGAGAAATGGGAGTCGTTTGAATGTGATGACGATGATGCACCATTTCCTCAACTTGAGGTGTTCATTATATGGGATTGTCCTAAGTTAAGAGGAGATTTTCCCACTTTCCTTCCATCTTTGAAGGATCTCGGCATTTCACGATGCGAGCAGCTTGGTTGTTATCTGCCAAGAGCTCCCATCATTCAACAATTAATGATGTTTGACATACAAGAAGCAAGAATGCGGGACGTACCACTTTCCACCTTGGAATCACTATCGATTAGTGGAGAGCAACAGGTGGAGTACGTGTTCAATGCCATGACCCGCACCCAACCAACCTCTCTCACATGGTTAGAAATCTCAAACTGCTCATCAGCCATATCATTTCCAGGGGATTCTTTGCCCCCTTCATTGCGATCTCTGTCCATCATAGATTGCAAGAATGTTGAATTCCCAATGCAACACCAACAACATCACTCACTACAGAAGTTACATATAGACAACAGCTGCGATTCACTTACATCCTTTGCATTGCCAGCATTCCCAAATCTCAAATATATGAGAGTCCAAAGATGTGAAAATTTGACATCTCTGGAGGTGTCGCAGTCACAATCCCTTCAAAACTTATCAATTTCAGGCTGCTCCAAGCTGGAGAACATAAGGCTGCCTGCCTCTTTAAGTGAACTCAGCATCAATAGATGTCCGTTGTTGGAGGAACGCATACAGAAGAAGGACCCCCACATTTGGCCATCCATTTCCCACATCTCCTACATTTCTGTTTATGGAAAACAGATTCGTAATCACTCAACATCTTAA